CTTCGACCAGACTGCGAGGCGCGTTGTCGAACATCTGGACGACTGCATTCATGATGGTTTCATTGCGAGAAAAAAGATGGCGTTCGTCCGCAGCGTTTCGGCGTGAGATTCGATCTCGTGCGCCGCAGCGCTGCCTCGACGTTCGCTGACACGATGGATAAAGACGGAGCGCTCGGCGTCGCTGAACATCGCAACCGTCGCGGCCTCACAGCGGGAGCGCCAGGCTTCTGACGTGGTGTCGGAAACGCCACGCTCGTCGGCCAACTGATGCTTGATGGCCTCGGCGATGCGTTGATCGAGGCGGTCGGGTAACAACATAAACACCTCCAGTTGAGAAAGCCCATCGGAACCGATGGACGAAAAAAAAGCCCGCTCCGGGGAGGAGCGAGCTTCGTGGAATCAGGATAGATGAGACCTACGCGCCACGTCCCTTCTGGGGACGTGGCGAGCAGGGAGCGCCCGGAAACCGGAGCGCTCTGTCAGAGGACGTAAAGTCGTCCTCGCGCGGCATGGTCACGCCGCGCAACAGCCCTTTTCGGAAAATACATTCCGCCGCAGGAATCACGGATCAGCCAACTTCGATCGTTCTACCCAGATCAGGCTCTGGAGAGAGAACACCCGAAAACCCGGGTTCGAACGATGTACCGGCGCAAATGAATGCAGGCCAGGTACGAGTATCACAGCTGAAATAGGGGAGTCAGTAGCTGGCAGACTCATCACAAGGAGATTTCCACGCCGGGAGCTATCCGGTCGGAGCATGCTCAGGAGCACGACTTGGAGAAAGTAGATGGACTCCAGGCTTGGAGTCGAGGTCGATGCGTCAGAGACGCGGGGTATGGATTGAAGTGTCAGGGCAATTTGCCCTCGCGTGCGCGCTAAAGCTCACAAATTTCATATAGCTTTTCGCGAGCTTGACAACACCTGATTCGATGAGAATGTGTGTGAGAGAACACATACTTCCGAGAACAGTTATGTCTGGCTTCGACACGGAAAAGCCCGAAGGGGCTGATCCAGAACGACTCATTCCCCCCGCGCCCTCAGAGCACGGCTCGACAGGGCTTCGTCCCATCAAGCGCCTCACGAGCGATGATCGACTCGCCCGTATCAATCCCGAGACGCTGGCCAAAACCGAGTTGCACTATTACTCGGCATTCGCGCGGGAATTTGTCAGGTCGGACTACAACTTCTGCGCCGCAAAAATGACGATCGCGCGCGGCGGCAAGCTTGTCGCGCTTGAAGCCGAGTTCCGCACCGCCGAGGCGTTCTTCCGCAAGGCCCTGGGCTGGGCGAATCGCATGCACGGCAGAAACGTCCGCCTGGACCCCGAAACGGTGACACTTGAAATCAAGCATCCGATGTCGGGTCGCCTCGTGCGTCTGCTGACGATCTACGACCACCTCTTCCTCAAGACAATGGAAGCGCTCGTAGCGCGCACTTTGATGATGCATGAGAGGAAAGCTGCGCTCGATAGCGCGGAAGCACGGATCAAGCAGATTCCCTTCCTATGCATCCCGGATAACGATCGCTACGCGCCCGAAGGCGTTCTCCTGCCCGACGCAACTGAGGCCCATTAAGCGGGGCGCCGCGTCGGCTTGACATTGCATGGCGCGTGTCAGGCTGTATCCAGACAACGAGAAGAGGCTCTTTAATGGACATTCGAGAAATCCAGCGTCTGCATGCGCAGTTCGCGCCCGACTCGATGGTGATCGACCTTCCCCGGCAGATCGCCGCGCTGCCCGCACCGGGCGACTTCTCGGAAGGAGCGCGCCAATCTCCGCTCGCGCGAATCGGGCAAGCGCCAGAGCACTTCGCGCGCGCGAAATGGGCAAAGGCGGGTCCGCTTGCGCGCGGCGCAGCCATCGCCGTGGCTGCGGCCGCAGTTCTCGGCATGGCAGGTATGGGCGCGGCATCGCTCTACACCACTTACCGCGCCAACCACCACGATCCCGCCGTTGTGGCTCAGCCTGAAAAACAGACAGCGTCGAAGACGCCCGCCGCCGAGGCGAAGCCAGCGCCCGCTTTTGCTGATATCGACGCGACGCCCGCGCATCCCGTTAGTGCAGCGCCGACGCTGAGCGCAAGCGATTTCGCGTCGGCAGGTTCGCTGGGCCTCACGGCGGATCAGTTCAGGAATTCGCTGAAGACAACGCCTCGCAACGCCGGTCCTTCCGCCGCACCGGCAATGACCACCGAAGCGCAACGGGCCGCGGCATCCCCGATCCATCGGGAATCGACCCGGCGCGACTCGCCCGCTTCCGCTGCTTCAACAAGCGCCACTTCGCAGCAGCAACAGGCAGCCGCAACAGTCGCGGCCCCGGCGCCGGCGGCTCCCGCGCCTGAGCGCGCAAAGGCCGAGACGAAACAGACGCCGCCGGCCGCCGTAGCCCCACAGGCTCCCGCGATCGCAACGCAACCCGCTGTAACTGATAAACCCACGCACCCGGTACACCGGCATATCTCACGTCCGCGCCCCGAGGCTGCTGACACGGAAACGACCACTGCACCCAAGCCCGCAGCCGCGAACCGCGCTGGCTCCGCTGAAGTGCAAATGTTCTAGGACGCCCTCTGACATGAAAACGGAACTCAACATCACCCTTATCTCGCCCGGCTGCACGATCACGGGCGATATGATTGTTGACCATGGCGTCAGTTGTTTCGGTCTGCTCGATGGCGGCATCGTCTCGACGCAAGGTCTGCTGCACGTGGGCAGCGGTGGCCTCGTCAAGGGTACGGCGCAGGGGGAGCACGTCCGTATCGATGGCCGTGTCGACGGCAACGTACATGCACGCGGCTCGCTGGAGATCAACGGTCAGGTGACAGGCGACATCCTGTACTGCGGCACGATCCGGCTCGGACCGAATGCCGCGCTCAACGGCGCGCTCAAGCGCGTGCCGCGCATGCTGACTATCGAGGCGGAACCCATCAGCCTGGCAGGCGAACAGATGCCGGAAGTTTCGGCGCCTGCCCAAGGTCAGCAGGTCGAGACACCATCGGCGACGGAGCGACCGGAATCGAACGTGACCGAGTTCGCACGCGTTAAGGCCTGATCCCTCGACCGTCAAATCCATGGCCTCCGGACCTGCCTTTCCCGCGCGAGACTGGGAATCCGCCGCACAGGAAGCGGCGTTCGAAGGCCTTTGCTTTTGCATGGTTAGCGATGGTCGCTTCGTAAACCGTGATGCAATGCCCGACGGCACGCCCCACCGCAACCGCTTCTCGCTCCCACGGAAATTTTTTGCCAGACACGGAGCACGGGAGCGCGCAGAACTGATGAACCATCCCGACATTAAACCCGAACAGAGCGCGACGCAGTTGACTGAAGCTGCCGAGCGGATCGCCCTCCACATCGTTGACCAAAGATGACCATGAACATCCTTCGCAAGACCCTTTTCGCGACCACGGTCGCCGGCGCAATGATTGCCGGCGCGCATGCTGCGACGACTATCGAGGTGCTGGACGTCTCGTGGTACAAGGACGGAAAGTTGATCGACGGCGCCCGCCATACCCTGAGCGGCGACGGCATGCCACCCCAACCCGTTTTCAAGCAACGCGGCCAACAGGTCGGATACCTGCAATGCACCCGGACGGCGATTCAGATCGACCGTCGCGTCAAGACTGCATTCGTCGGCCGGTCGCTGGCAGTCACACCTGTAACGTTCGACGGCGATAAGGCGAATCTCATGATCTCCGCGATGGACACCGAGCTCACGGGCAAGCACGAGATCGGAACTGCCGACTGCGTCTCGGAGGTCCTAGATGTCAGCGGATACTCTCAATCGGACATTGCAGTCGACGTCGCCGACGGCAAGACGGTCGACGTTCCGTTGAGCGACCCGCATTACCAGCTGAAAGTCAGCCTGCATCACGAGATGCTCTAATTTCCGGAACGCCTGTCGTGCAATACATCGAATCAGGGTTTATCCTTAACCCGTTTCCTCTGTGTCTCCTCCGACATGGATTCAGCCCTCCGAGTGCGGGCTTTTTCTTTTGTGGCTCGCCAAATGAAAAAGAGAGCCAACCAAACGGTGGCTCCCTTTCTTCGGGCAGGCGCGACGCGACCGCTAGGCGGCCTGCTGGAGTGCCTCAACCTGCGCTTCCGTCACAAACCGCGACGCGAAGTTCTTCGAAGTGCCGGAAATCATCAGCGTCTCCCTCGCGCGCGTCATGGCCACATAGAACAGGCGACGCTCCTCCGGCTCCGTTGACTTGGCATCAGGCACGACGCTCTCCTCTGATCGCGCAATCCACACGTGATCCCATTCGAGGCCTTTCGAGCTATGCATGGTTGTCAGGATGAGCGCGCCGGGCGTCGGCTCATTGTTGTTCTGTCGAAGGAACAGCAGCCGGTCTGCAAGCGTGCCCGTAAGCCGCGTCAGGACGTCGTAGGTC
This DNA window, taken from Paraburkholderia sabiae, encodes the following:
- a CDS encoding bactofilin family protein, with the protein product MKTELNITLISPGCTITGDMIVDHGVSCFGLLDGGIVSTQGLLHVGSGGLVKGTAQGEHVRIDGRVDGNVHARGSLEINGQVTGDILYCGTIRLGPNAALNGALKRVPRMLTIEAEPISLAGEQMPEVSAPAQGQQVETPSATERPESNVTEFARVKA
- a CDS encoding DUF7696 family protein, producing the protein MLLPDRLDQRIAEAIKHQLADERGVSDTTSEAWRSRCEAATVAMFSDAERSVFIHRVSERRGSAAAHEIESHAETLRTNAIFFLAMKPS
- a CDS encoding DUF1845 domain-containing protein, producing the protein MSGFDTEKPEGADPERLIPPAPSEHGSTGLRPIKRLTSDDRLARINPETLAKTELHYYSAFAREFVRSDYNFCAAKMTIARGGKLVALEAEFRTAEAFFRKALGWANRMHGRNVRLDPETVTLEIKHPMSGRLVRLLTIYDHLFLKTMEALVARTLMMHERKAALDSAEARIKQIPFLCIPDNDRYAPEGVLLPDATEAH